Proteins encoded in a region of the Pirellulales bacterium genome:
- a CDS encoding DUF4351 domain-containing protein has product MTEEQRQQFEEMLRNHPDPGVQAMEIGLLDGVEQRGMERGKVEGQRELLRKQLEARFGPLPPAVAARLQESPSDRLTDLGCALLSAASIEELGLGAS; this is encoded by the coding sequence TTGACAGAAGAGCAACGGCAGCAGTTCGAGGAGATGTTGCGGAACCATCCAGATCCGGGAGTGCAGGCGATGGAAATTGGTTTGTTAGACGGTGTCGAGCAGCGTGGCATGGAGCGTGGCAAGGTGGAAGGGCAGCGCGAACTGCTGCGCAAGCAACTCGAAGCCCGCTTTGGTCCATTGCCGCCCGCGGTCGCGGCCCGTTTGCAGGAATCGCCAAGCGATCGGCTGACGGATTTGGGATGCGCGCTGCTTTCGGCCGCCTCGATTGAAGAACTGGGACTTGGCGCGTCCTAG
- a CDS encoding glycoside hydrolase family 15 protein: MPLRIEDYALIGDFHTAALVGRDGSIDWLCLPRFDSGACFAALLGTKEHGRWLLAPAGEVRKVERHYRQDTLVLETTFETDEGAVTLVDCMPPRRDNPALVRMVVGRRGRVAMRMQLILRFDYGSIVPWVRRTETGIQAVAGPDTAQVCTSAKLHGEHLTTVAECTVSDGERMPFVLQWHPSQDPVPAAIDAEDAIRSTERWWREWSGRCKYDGRWRDSVVRSLITLKALIYQPTGGMVAAATTSLPEKLGGQRNWDYRFCWLRDATFMLYALLDAGYLDEAQSWRDWLLRVVAGKASQLNLMYGVAGERRLTEIELDWLPGYEGSRPVRVGNAAHRQFQLDVFGEVMDVVHVARRHGIHIEKHAWDLQRHLLEHVEQVWQHADEGIWEVRGGRRHFTHSRVMAWVAVDRMIRSAERFQLEGRLDHWRRLRKKIHDEVCERGFDARKNAFVQSYGTPDLDASLLMIPMVGFLPADDPRVQGTVAAIERELTIDGLVRRYLTHGGVDGLPVGEGVFLPCSFWFADNLHLQGRDDEANELFERLLGLCNDVGLISEEYDVEHKRLIGNFPQAFTHVGIINTAKNLSTPHGPAKHRPG, translated from the coding sequence ATGCCCTTACGCATCGAAGACTATGCTCTTATCGGCGACTTCCATACGGCCGCACTGGTGGGCCGCGACGGCTCGATCGATTGGCTTTGCCTGCCGCGCTTCGATTCGGGCGCGTGCTTCGCCGCGCTGTTGGGCACCAAGGAACATGGACGTTGGTTGTTGGCCCCGGCGGGCGAGGTACGCAAGGTCGAACGCCACTACCGTCAAGATACGCTGGTGCTGGAAACGACCTTCGAGACCGACGAGGGGGCCGTGACGCTCGTCGACTGCATGCCGCCGCGCCGCGACAATCCGGCTCTGGTGCGAATGGTCGTCGGTCGGCGCGGCCGTGTTGCCATGCGGATGCAGCTTATTCTGCGGTTCGACTACGGCTCGATCGTGCCCTGGGTGCGCCGCACCGAGACGGGCATCCAGGCCGTCGCCGGACCCGATACCGCGCAGGTTTGCACGTCCGCGAAGCTCCACGGCGAGCACTTGACCACCGTCGCCGAGTGTACGGTCAGCGACGGCGAGCGCATGCCGTTCGTGCTGCAATGGCATCCGTCGCAGGATCCCGTGCCGGCGGCCATCGATGCGGAGGACGCCATCCGCTCGACGGAGCGGTGGTGGCGGGAGTGGTCGGGTCGCTGCAAGTACGACGGCCGATGGCGCGACAGCGTCGTTCGTTCGCTGATCACCTTGAAAGCCTTGATCTACCAGCCGACCGGGGGAATGGTGGCCGCCGCCACCACGTCGCTGCCCGAAAAACTCGGCGGCCAGCGCAATTGGGACTACCGCTTTTGCTGGCTGCGCGACGCCACGTTCATGCTCTATGCGCTGCTCGACGCGGGCTACCTCGACGAAGCGCAATCATGGCGCGATTGGCTGCTGCGGGTGGTGGCCGGCAAGGCGTCGCAATTGAACCTGATGTATGGCGTGGCCGGCGAACGGCGGCTGACGGAGATCGAACTCGATTGGCTGCCGGGTTACGAGGGTTCTCGCCCGGTGCGCGTGGGCAACGCGGCCCACCGGCAGTTTCAGTTGGACGTGTTCGGCGAAGTGATGGACGTGGTTCACGTGGCGCGACGGCACGGCATCCACATCGAAAAGCACGCCTGGGACTTGCAGCGGCACCTGCTGGAACATGTCGAACAGGTGTGGCAGCACGCCGACGAGGGCATCTGGGAGGTGCGCGGCGGGCGGCGGCACTTCACGCACTCGCGCGTCATGGCCTGGGTGGCCGTCGACCGCATGATCCGCTCGGCCGAGCGATTTCAACTCGAAGGACGTCTCGATCACTGGCGCCGGCTGCGAAAAAAAATCCACGACGAAGTGTGCGAGCGGGGCTTCGACGCGCGGAAGAACGCCTTCGTCCAGTCGTACGGCACGCCGGATCTCGATGCCAGCCTATTGATGATTCCGATGGTCGGCTTCTTGCCCGCCGACGACCCGCGGGTGCAAGGCACCGTGGCGGCCATCGAGCGTGAACTGACGATCGACGGCCTCGTGCGCCGTTACCTGACCCACGGCGGCGTCGATGGGCTGCCGGTCGGAGAAGGCGTGTTCCTGCCCTGTTCGTTCTGGTTCGCCGACAACCTGCACTTGCAAGGCCGCGACGACGAGGCGAACGAACTCTTCGAGCGGCTGCTCGGTTTGTGCAACGACGTGGGTCTGATTTCAGAAGAGTACGACGTCGAGCACAAGCGGCTGATAGGCAACTTTCCCCAGGCCTTCACGCACGTCGGCATCATCAACACGGCCAAGAACCTCTCGACCCCGCACGGCCCGGCCAAGCACCGGCCGGGGTAG